The following proteins are encoded in a genomic region of Candidatus Neomarinimicrobiota bacterium:
- a CDS encoding T9SS type A sorting domain-containing protein has translation NVAEVYIGKDSRTLLYMFHLRPNNWGTHAFGSLCAIYAYLQDTTSLAEVRDYWIQAVVGPKPDTLEYGGPEPIDLSWHLEENNLRLINPKSALKEGLNIDGIMPDDMRRGASFSNPPAHTGYAWEALQGIVSGARILQRAGMPIWNVADSAIYRAGYALQVRWENQFGGWKAEGDDLWMLAFLDDAYGTYWAENQPERVWQHGKNAGWPYVIWDGTLRHDDQGNLNPEQYELFQNYPNPFNPTTRINFTLPRTTEVHLAVYNLLGEEIATLFDGIRNAGEHTVIWNAWDHSKGLLPSGVYFCRLRSGTFNEVMKMTVLR, from the coding sequence CAATGTGGCCGAGGTGTATATCGGCAAAGATAGCCGAACTCTACTGTATATGTTCCACTTGCGCCCGAACAATTGGGGTACTCACGCCTTCGGCTCCCTGTGTGCCATTTACGCCTATCTGCAGGACACTACCAGCCTGGCCGAGGTGCGCGACTACTGGATTCAGGCCGTCGTGGGACCCAAGCCCGATACGCTGGAATATGGTGGACCGGAACCCATCGATCTATCCTGGCATCTCGAAGAAAATAACCTGCGTCTGATCAATCCCAAGAGCGCTTTAAAGGAAGGATTGAACATCGACGGCATCATGCCTGACGACATGCGGCGGGGTGCTTCCTTCAGTAATCCTCCCGCACACACCGGTTACGCCTGGGAAGCCTTGCAGGGAATAGTGTCTGGCGCGCGCATTCTCCAGCGGGCCGGAATGCCGATTTGGAATGTGGCCGATAGTGCCATCTATCGCGCCGGCTATGCCCTCCAGGTACGCTGGGAAAATCAGTTTGGGGGTTGGAAAGCCGAAGGTGATGATCTCTGGATGCTGGCCTTCCTCGATGACGCCTATGGCACCTACTGGGCTGAAAACCAGCCCGAACGCGTATGGCAGCACGGTAAAAACGCCGGCTGGCCTTACGTCATATGGGACGGAACGCTCCGGCATGATGATCAGGGTAATTTGAATCCAGAGCAGTATGAATTATTCCAGAATTATCCCAATCCCTTCAATCCAACCACTCGCATCAACTTCACTCTGCCGCGAACCACTGAAGTTCATCTGGCCGTCTATAATCTGCTGGGCGAGGAGATCGCTACGCTATTCGATGGCATCCGGAATGCAGGCGAACATACTGTAATATGGAACGCCTGGGATCACAGTAAGGGATTACTCCCGAGTGGTGTGTACTTCTGTCGATTGCGGTCGGGTACTTTTAACGAAGTCATGAAGATGACTGTACTCCGCTGA
- a CDS encoding uroporphyrinogen decarboxylase family protein gives MVSLELLPVEVVFHPNWWNKNCRVRFNRDFFFDSETRLESNRLMRQYLYERFPDLGLGEKDAKPRPMVGGTLLAAGFIISAILGCEIKYFDDASPEVITANLTDNEIEKLETPNILDTQVMGDLSRLLSTLQQKFDYVEGDINWEGVQNVALNLRGQQLFVDYCVNPGLANRLLDTVANVITQFLDFMILKTGTTSISVNRIVAHVNPKINLHSNCTVTMISADQYREYLLKYDQTFSEKFRPYGIHYCGDDMHRMIPGFTQVDGATFFDVGWGSDVHLCRQAFPDKFLSLRLSPARMLSESKEEIENDIVNLMRNAGPLQKTALCCVNLDYGTPDENIRTIFEVAERYRKRYAES, from the coding sequence ATGGTATCGCTTGAATTGTTGCCCGTTGAAGTCGTGTTTCATCCCAACTGGTGGAATAAGAATTGCCGCGTTCGTTTTAACAGGGACTTTTTCTTCGACTCGGAGACCCGGCTGGAAAGCAACCGGTTGATGCGCCAGTATCTCTATGAAAGGTTCCCGGACCTGGGATTGGGTGAGAAAGATGCCAAACCACGTCCTATGGTTGGAGGTACTCTGCTGGCAGCAGGATTTATCATTTCGGCCATCCTCGGATGTGAAATTAAATATTTTGACGATGCCTCCCCGGAAGTCATTACGGCCAACCTCACCGATAACGAGATTGAAAAGCTTGAAACACCGAATATTCTGGACACACAGGTCATGGGCGATCTTTCAAGGCTGCTTTCTACGCTCCAGCAAAAGTTCGACTATGTGGAAGGGGATATCAACTGGGAAGGAGTACAAAACGTAGCTCTTAATCTCCGGGGGCAGCAACTATTTGTGGATTACTGTGTAAATCCAGGCCTTGCAAACAGATTACTGGATACCGTCGCCAATGTCATAACGCAATTTCTCGATTTTATGATCTTAAAAACGGGGACGACGTCCATTTCGGTAAACAGGATTGTAGCGCATGTCAATCCTAAAATAAATCTGCATTCGAATTGCACTGTGACAATGATTTCCGCTGATCAATACCGGGAATATCTCTTGAAATATGATCAAACCTTTTCGGAAAAATTCCGGCCCTATGGTATCCATTATTGTGGGGACGACATGCACAGGATGATACCTGGATTCACACAGGTAGATGGGGCAACATTCTTCGATGTGGGCTGGGGGTCGGATGTGCACCTCTGCCGACAGGCCTTCCCGGACAAATTCCTGAGCTTGCGATTGAGCCCGGCCCGGATGTTATCGGAATCGAAGGAAGAAATCGAAAATGATATCGTCAACTTGATGAGGAATGCTGGACCGCTGCAAAAGACGGCGCTTTGTTGCGTGAACCTGGATTATGGAACTCCAGATGAAAATATCCGAACAATATTTGAGGTCGCGGAACGCTATCGAAAACGCTATGCTGAATCATGA